The following coding sequences are from one Lolium rigidum isolate FL_2022 chromosome 6, APGP_CSIRO_Lrig_0.1, whole genome shotgun sequence window:
- the LOC124665018 gene encoding uncharacterized protein LOC124665018: MVKLARALDFPRSEIYYDVMEKMNFKITYTLLAKRVERWIRVIRRDFLDAAEIKVVDLDCEFTKIPVCRSRCSPRLRAGRNWFRILPARTTSNLFVVLVVVPFRTRWAVPTWAAPSFPFVVVPLPSARLPSPRARWPRSRPLPGLCAASIPPVCVLYALADLEISSLTRRLQDPVFISGLVLRRRRWRGLRSFPSLELLPFANPVLNPSDDEDSWRETALPAADGSKRKMPHASGSCLLPHTVKLSTQNRMSKSWMMSTRRRFKELRLVLHRAESCKRGHLPGMRASWSAADRMIPPLCQPLCGFIWNIIYKGFTWKNTNQN; this comes from the exons ATGGTCAAGCTCGCGCGCGCCCTTGATTTCCCTCGATCTGAAATCTACTACGATGTCATGGAGAAGATGAATTTCAAGATCACGTACACCCTCCTTGCGAAGAGGGTGGAGAGGTGGATCCGCGTCATTAGGAGGGATTTCCTCGACGCCGCGGAAATCAAG GTCGTGGActtggactgcgagttcaccaAAATTCCAGTATGCCGCTCTCGATGCTCGCCTCGGCTTCGAGCTGG aaggaactgGTTCCGTATTCTGCCTGCCCGCACTACGTCGAATCttttcgtcgtcctcgtcgtagtCCCGTTCCGCACGCGCTGGGCCGTGCCAACATGGGCCGCACCTTCGTTCCCCTTCGTCGTCGTGCCTCTCCCATCTGCACGCCTCCCCTCTCCCAGAGCTCGTTGGCCCAGATCGAGGCCCCTCCCAGGTCTGTGCGCCGCCAGCATCCCTCCCGTGTGCGTGCTCTACGCCCTCGCCGACCTCGAGATCTCATCGCTCACGAGACGACTCCAGGACCCCGTGTTCATCAGCGGGCTTGTGTTGAGGCGTCGCCGCTGGCGGGGCCTTCGGTCGTTCCCCTCTCTGGAGCTCCTCCCCTTCGCTAACCCTGTCTTAAACCCATCGGACGACGAAGATTCGTGGCGCGAGACGGCTCTGCCCGCGGCGGATGGCTCCAAGAGAAAGATGCCCCACGCCTCAGGCTCCTGCCTCCTACCGCAT ACGGTGAAACTAAGTACACAAAATAGGATGTCGAAGAGTTGGATGATGAGCACGAG AAGAAGATTCAAAGAGTTACGCTTGGTCCTTCACAGAG CTGAGTCCTGTAAGCGGGGGCACTTGCCTGGTATGAGGGCTTCTTGGTCAGCGGCAGACAGGATGATTCCTCCACTATGCCAGCCTCTCTGTGGGTTCATTTGGAATATCATTTATAAAG GTTTCACATGGAAAAACACTAACCAGAACTGA